In Candidatus Ancaeobacter aquaticus, the following proteins share a genomic window:
- a CDS encoding phosphoribosylanthranilate isomerase, producing the protein MNNKEHKTKIKICGITNVEDALFCSDLGVDALGFVFAESPRSVEPAQALEIINAIPKRLMAIGVFVNEDIRVVKEVVKECGLAMIQLHGEESPEYCQKAKDIGLPIIKAFRVKDIESINAIEGYKDIDYILLDCYSRKAHGGTGEVFDWTIALKAKDFEKKMFLSGGLGPDNVREAINSIKPFAVDASSKLEKKPGIKDHTLLKEYVHMIRDEHYAKE; encoded by the coding sequence ATGAACAATAAAGAACATAAAACAAAAATAAAAATATGCGGAATAACAAATGTAGAAGATGCATTGTTTTGTTCTGATTTAGGAGTTGATGCGCTTGGTTTTGTTTTTGCTGAAAGTCCGCGTTCTGTTGAGCCCGCACAAGCATTGGAAATTATTAATGCAATTCCTAAAAGACTAATGGCTATAGGTGTATTTGTTAATGAAGATATTAGAGTAGTGAAAGAGGTGGTCAAAGAATGCGGGCTTGCAATGATCCAATTGCATGGGGAGGAGTCCCCGGAATATTGCCAGAAAGCAAAGGATATCGGACTGCCTATTATAAAAGCATTTAGAGTTAAAGATATCGAATCGATTAACGCTATAGAAGGCTATAAAGATATTGATTATATACTGCTTGATTGTTATTCTAGGAAAGCCCACGGCGGTACAGGGGAAGTCTTTGACTGGACAATTGCATTAAAAGCAAAAGATTTTGAAAAAAAAATGTTTCTATCTGGCGGTTTGGGACCTGATAATGTAAGAGAAGCAATTAATTCAATAAAACCTTTTGCAGTTGATGCTTCCAGTAAATTAGAAAAAAAGCCAGGAATAAAAGATCATACTTTATTAAAAGAATATGTACATATGATAAGAGATGAACATTATGCGAAAGAATAA